From Pempheris klunzingeri isolate RE-2024b chromosome 16, fPemKlu1.hap1, whole genome shotgun sequence, a single genomic window includes:
- the krit1 gene encoding krev interaction trapped protein 1 — protein sequence MGNEDSLEDVFVAVIRPKSQVSLSSKEYRAKAYEILLIEVPLEGKEKKRKKVLLATKIQAGGDKSKSILDYVDETIRPISNNQGFIGKRVVHMKKFPLDGDNEGKEASLFVVPVSVKDNSKPVYSAGSPSFYCFQDIMRVCSETSAHFCSITSRMLLALDKWLAEQHTVPHAIPALFRPAPVERVKTNVSNPAYGCEGKLSDEGLHMGYTALEIKSKMMSLEKADMCILNPLYGSDLQYTNRVDKVIINPYFGLGAPDYSKIQIPKREKWQHGPNCVTEDKDRQWVDDFPLHRSACEGDTELLCKLLDSGFSVKQLDSDHWAPIHYACWHGKFEATKRLLEKGNCNPNLLNGQLSSPLHFAAQGGHAEIVQLLLQHPEIDRHIEDQQKRSPLQVCEEKKQNEWEETVKLLQQANSKPYEKVRIYRMDGSYRSVELKHGNNTTVQQIMEGMRLSQDTQQYFTIWICSENLHLQLKPYHKPLQHLRIWTEIVTDLTVLDPQRETPQLFLRRDVRLPLEIEKKVDDPLAILILFDEARHCLLKGFFPAPDSKLITLASLLLQIIYGSYESKKHKQGFLNEENLKSIVPISKVKSKAYHWTNRILHEYKALSTSEGVSKEMHHLQRLFLQNCWDIPTYGAAFFTGQVYTKASASNHKVIRVYVGVNTKGLHLMNMETKVLLISLEYGTFMWQLGHADQYFQIHSGDNKMNFIVHTKQAGLIVKLLMKLSGQMTPNDKSITDKYAYG from the exons ATGGGCAACGAGGACAGCCTCGAGGATGTGTTCGTTGCTGTCATTCGCCCAAAGAGTCAAGTCAGCCTGAGCTCAAAGGAGTACCGAGCCAAAGCCTATGAG ATCCTGCTGATTGAAGTGCCTTTGGaggggaaggagaagaaaagaaagaaagtccTCCTGGCGACAAAGATCCAAGCAGGAGGAGACAAATCCAAATCCATATTGGATTATGTTGATGAAACAATCAGACCGATATCCAATAACCAAGGCTTCATAG GAAAGCGTGTGGTGCATATGAAGAAATTCCCCCTTGATGGAGACAATGAAGGGAAAGAGGCCTCGCTTTTTGTTGTGCCAGTCAGTGTTAAAG ACAACAGCAAGCCTGTCTACAGCGCCGGGAGCCCGAGCTTCTACTGCTTCCAGGACATCATGCGGGTGTGCAGTGAGACCAGCGCTCACTTCTGCTCCATCACCTCCAGGATGCTTCTGGCTTTAGACAA ATGGTTAGCAGAGCAGCACACGGTGCCCCACGCCATCCCCGCTCTGTTCAGACCAGCGCCCGTCGAGCGGGTGAAGACCAACGTCAGCAACCCGGCCTACGGCTGCGAGGGCAAACTGAGCGACGAGGGTCTGCACATGGGGTACACGGCTTTGGAGATCAAGAGCAAGATGATGTCACTGGAGAAGGCGGACATGTGCATCCTCAACCCGCTTTATGGCTCTGATCTGCAGTACACCAACCGG GTGGACAAAGTTATCATCAACCCGTACTTTGGGCTCGGAGCGCCCGACTACTCCAAGATCCAGATCCCTAAGAGGGAGAAGTGGCAACACGGTCCGAACTGTGTGACAGAAGACAA GGATCGTCAGTGGGTGGACGACTTCCCCCTCCACCGCAGTGCTTGTGAAGGGgacacagagctgctctgtaAGCTTCTGGACAGCGGTTTCTCAGTCAAGCAGCTGGACAGCGACCACTGGGCCCCCATTCACTACGCCTGCTG GCACGGTAAATTCGAGGCGACCAAGCGGTTACTGGAGAAAGGTAACTGTAATCCAAACTTGCTGAACGGCCAGCTCAGCTCCCCGCTGCACTTTGCAGCCCAAGGAGGCCACGCGGAGATAGTGCaactcctgctgcagcaccCCGAAATCGACCGG CACATAGAGGACCAGCAGAAGAGATCGCCTCTTCAGGTCTGtgaggagaagaaacagaatGAATGGGAGGAGACAGTGAAGCTTCTGCAGCAAGCCAACAGCAAACCT TATGAGAAGGTGCGTATCTACCGCATGGACGGCTCGTATCGCTCTGTGGAGCTGAAGCACGGCAACAACACGACGGTGCAGCAGATCATGGAAGGCATGCGTCTTTCACAGGACACCCAGCAGTATTTTACCATTTGGATCTGCTCCGAGAACCTCC ACCTGCAGCTGAAGCCGTACCACAAGCCCCTGCAGCACCTACGGATCTGGACGGAGATTGTGACAGACCTGACGGTGCTGGATCCTCAAAGGGAAACTCCCCAGCTGTTCCTACGCAGGGACGTCCGGCTGCCTCTGGAAATTGAGAAGAAG GTGGACGATCCTCTGGCCATCCTCATTCTGTTCGACGAGGCCCGTCACTGCCTCCTGAAAGGCTTTTTTCCTGCTCCGGACAGCAAGCTGATCACACTGGCCAGCCTCCTCCTGCAGATCATCTACGGCAGCTACGAGAGCAAGAAGCACAAGCAAGGATTCCTCAA TGAGGAAAACCTAAAATCAATTGTGCCGATATCCAAGGTGAAAAGCAAAGCTTATCACTGGACCAACAGGATTCTGCATGAATACAAA GCCCTGAGCACCAGTGAGGGGGTGAGTAAAGAGATGCACCACCTGCAGCGACTCTTCCTGCAGAACTGCTGGGACATCCCCACCTACGGAGCGGCCTTCTTCACCGGCCAGGTGTACACCAAGGCCAGCGCCAGCAACCACAAAGTCATCCGCGTTTATGTGGGGGTCAACACGAAGGGACTGCACCTCATGAATATGGAGACTAAG